Proteins from one Scleropages formosus chromosome 14, fSclFor1.1, whole genome shotgun sequence genomic window:
- the LOC108920033 gene encoding B- and T-lymphocyte attenuator-like isoform X1: MTRAWLNRISLTLSILLLPCIHGDAQTKTDVCTVRTPVRARNVFALEPLKIHCEIQFCEMKFNVSWCKIDDTNDCRNIDETPHIRTLLKTTPEDINVHLSYLHFTQTSRSDSGQYRCKISGSITSVSHSIHVNVTDAPSDRNISSAINTTNAPVNDLQPGLQAKLPYIYFLAGIITILIIVIGISVFIMRRCEGSQKREKAENSQNQLRLQSSTPENSCQATLGPESLMRPKSVCVHPAPHLDHASGVYDNVPTTTTSQLKSTKASVRAPLTRRETPNVTSAVILAESIYDNDGADEKGEESCLVYAALNHKAVREGHSPIHSSIFEEDLSEYAPIRVS, translated from the exons ATGACAAGAGCCTGGCTCAACAGGATCTCCTTGACTTTGTCCATCTTGCTGCTGCCGTGTATCCATGGAGATGCTCAGA CAAAGACCGATGTATGTACAGTCCGAACACCTGTAAGAGCGAGGAATGTTTTTGCACTGGAACCACTGAAAATTCACTGTGAAATACAATTCTGCGAGATGAAATTCAACGTGTCCTGGTGTAAAATCGATGATACAAATGACTGCAGGAATATTGATGAAACACCTCACATCAGAACCCTTCTGAAAACCACTCCAGAGGACATCAATGTGCACCTGTCATACCTACACTTCACTCAGACTTCACGGAGTGATTCTGGTCAATACAGGTGTAAAATTTCAGGGAGCATAACATCGGTGAGCCACTCCATTCATGTCAATGTCACAG atgcACCAAGTGACAGGAACATCAGCTCTGCAATTAACACAACAA atgCTCCTGTCAACGATTTACAGCCAGGACTGCAGGCCAAGCTGCcgtatatttactttttagcTGGCATCATAACAATCCTTATCATAGTGATTGGGATCTCTGTATTTATTATGCGAAGATGCGAAG gatcgcagaaaagagaaaaagctgaaaactcCCAGAATCAG TTGCGCTTACAGTCCAGCACACCAGAGAATTCCTGCCAAGCCACACTCGGCCCTGAATCCCTCATGCGGCCGAAGAGCGTGTGCGTCCACCCAGCTCCGCACTTGGACCATGCAAGTGGCGTTTATGACAACGTTCCTACGACGACAACGTCCCAGTTGAAGTCCACCAAGGCCTCTGTGAGAGCGCCGCTCACTAGGCGGGAGACACCTAACGTGACGTCCGCCGTGATACTCGCAGAGAGTATCTATGACAACGATGGGGCCGATGAGAAGGGCGAGGAAAGCTGCCTCGTGTACGCCGCTCTCAACCATAAGGCTGTCCGGGAGGGTCACAGCCCCATACACTCCTCCATTTTTGAGGAAGACCTCTCAGAATACGCTCCCATTCGGGTCTCCTGA
- the LOC108920033 gene encoding B- and T-lymphocyte attenuator-like isoform X2: MESRCHFGRNYKNAKTDVCTVRTPVRARNVFALEPLKIHCEIQFCEMKFNVSWCKIDDTNDCRNIDETPHIRTLLKTTPEDINVHLSYLHFTQTSRSDSGQYRCKISGSITSVSHSIHVNVTDAPSDRNISSAINTTNAPVNDLQPGLQAKLPYIYFLAGIITILIIVIGISVFIMRRCEGSQKREKAENSQNQLRLQSSTPENSCQATLGPESLMRPKSVCVHPAPHLDHASGVYDNVPTTTTSQLKSTKASVRAPLTRRETPNVTSAVILAESIYDNDGADEKGEESCLVYAALNHKAVREGHSPIHSSIFEEDLSEYAPIRVS; this comes from the exons ATGGAAAGCAGGTGCCATTTTGgaagaaattacaaaaatg CAAAGACCGATGTATGTACAGTCCGAACACCTGTAAGAGCGAGGAATGTTTTTGCACTGGAACCACTGAAAATTCACTGTGAAATACAATTCTGCGAGATGAAATTCAACGTGTCCTGGTGTAAAATCGATGATACAAATGACTGCAGGAATATTGATGAAACACCTCACATCAGAACCCTTCTGAAAACCACTCCAGAGGACATCAATGTGCACCTGTCATACCTACACTTCACTCAGACTTCACGGAGTGATTCTGGTCAATACAGGTGTAAAATTTCAGGGAGCATAACATCGGTGAGCCACTCCATTCATGTCAATGTCACAG atgcACCAAGTGACAGGAACATCAGCTCTGCAATTAACACAACAA atgCTCCTGTCAACGATTTACAGCCAGGACTGCAGGCCAAGCTGCcgtatatttactttttagcTGGCATCATAACAATCCTTATCATAGTGATTGGGATCTCTGTATTTATTATGCGAAGATGCGAAG gatcgcagaaaagagaaaaagctgaaaactcCCAGAATCAG TTGCGCTTACAGTCCAGCACACCAGAGAATTCCTGCCAAGCCACACTCGGCCCTGAATCCCTCATGCGGCCGAAGAGCGTGTGCGTCCACCCAGCTCCGCACTTGGACCATGCAAGTGGCGTTTATGACAACGTTCCTACGACGACAACGTCCCAGTTGAAGTCCACCAAGGCCTCTGTGAGAGCGCCGCTCACTAGGCGGGAGACACCTAACGTGACGTCCGCCGTGATACTCGCAGAGAGTATCTATGACAACGATGGGGCCGATGAGAAGGGCGAGGAAAGCTGCCTCGTGTACGCCGCTCTCAACCATAAGGCTGTCCGGGAGGGTCACAGCCCCATACACTCCTCCATTTTTGAGGAAGACCTCTCAGAATACGCTCCCATTCGGGTCTCCTGA